Proteins from a single region of Procambarus clarkii isolate CNS0578487 chromosome 32, FALCON_Pclarkii_2.0, whole genome shotgun sequence:
- the mRpS33 gene encoding small ribosomal subunit protein mS33 — translation MASKLPVVSGIYNYARLATNTTNYAKRMNRLSNHIFGEVVRPTAAPSMRVVKMFSEKPLDLRPEITDYYPRHNETYILMKNLRKYGLYRDEHQDFKEEMKRLKILRGKGKPKKGEGKRAKK, via the exons ATGGCATCAAAATTACCAGTTGTGTCTGGAATATATAATTATGCACGGCTAGCAACAAACACAACCAATTATGCCAAGCGTATGAACCGCCTCAGCAATCACATCTTTGGGGAGGTCGTTCGACCGACTGCTGCTCC GTCAATGCGTGTGGTAAaaatgttcagtgagaaaccactagACCTACGGCCTGAGATTACAGACTACTACCCTCGTCATAATGAAACTTATATTTTAATGAAAAATCTCAGAAAG TATGGATTGTATCGAGATGAACACCAAGATTTTAAGGAAGAAATGAAAAGATTAAAAATTCTGCGTGGaaaaggaaaaccaaagaagggaGAGGGTAAAAGAGCTAAAAAGTAA